The genomic region ATCTCCCATCATCAGTCTTTCTTAGCTGGTTTCTTCTTGAACATGTCCAACATGCGGTCGGTGACCACAAAGCCGCCTACTACGTTCAGCGTACCGAGTATCACGGCCAAAAAGCCGAGTATCAGGGCTATGATGTTGTCGGGCGATGCGGTTCCCATCACAATGATGGCACCGACTATCACCACTCCGTGAATGGCATTGGCGCCACTCATCAGCGGGGTGTGCAGCACGGCCGGCACACTTTCTATGACTTCAATTCCGAGAATGATGGACAGAATGACGATGTAGATCATGTCCATGTGCTCGTAGGCAAATGCGAGGAGTGCTTCCATTTAATAGCTTTTAGCTGTTAGGTTTTAGTGAATAGCGTTCCTCGATACGTTCCGATGAAAAATCGGAACACTCGGAATGACCCTTGCGGTGGGTCACCCTGAGTGTTGCTGAAAGCAACTTATCGAAGGGTGTGAGGTGGGTAATCATCAAGCGTTGGTAGTTTCTTTCGGTTGTACGGATGGATGAACAGGTTTTCCATCGCGGATGAT from Flavobacteriales bacterium harbors:
- a CDS encoding NAD(P) transhydrogenase subunit alpha — encoded protein: MEALLAFAYEHMDMIYIVILSIILGIEVIESVPAVLHTPLMSGANAIHGVVIVGAIIVMGTASPDNIIALILGFLAVILGTLNVVGGFVVTDRMLDMFKKKPAKKD